The following are encoded together in the Silurus meridionalis isolate SWU-2019-XX chromosome 2, ASM1480568v1, whole genome shotgun sequence genome:
- the csgalnact2 gene encoding chondroitin sulfate N-acetylgalactosaminyltransferase 2, which translates to MPRRGLQLQGRVRWLLLGIFLLLVFLFFAYLLECTPPADVSHGMPGLAVDPYGKEYYQALLQEQEERHLSRAASLKRQIAQLKQELQEMNDKLKTLQERKESPVIQGLVDGKDQEPSDLLEFLHSQIDKAEVNTGARLPSEYALVPFESFTTTKVYQLEMGLTRHPEEKPVRKDRRDELVEVIEAGLDILNNPDEEDGQEEDIPMQRQIFTESHFVEGLYRTERDKGTQYELYFAKDNAHEFRHVTLFRPFGPLMKVRSTSVDTGSTVINIIVPLSGRTEAFTQFLHNFREVCIHQDKRVHLTVVYFGEDGLQEVTSSLQKMSSEENFMNYTLIPVDEEFSRGRGLDIGAHAWKKETDVLMFFCDVDIYFNHEFLNTCRLNTAPGKRVFYPVVFSLYNPAIVYGNLELTPPIEHQLIHKKDAGFWRDFGFGMTCQYRSDFLTIGGFDLEVKGWGVEDVHLYRKYLRSELIVMRTPVSGLFHLWHEKLCADELTPEQYRMCIQSKAMNEASHSHLGMLVFREEIENHLRKQAYKSQSRAED; encoded by the exons ATGCCCAGGCGAGGGCTGCAGCTGCAAGGCCGGGTGCGCTGGCTCCTTCTGGGTATATTTTTACTTCTTGTTTTCCTGTTCTTTGCCTATCTTCTGGAGTGTACACCACCTGCAGATGTGAGCCATGGAATGCCTGGTCTTGCAGTGGATCCTTATGGAAAAGAATATTATCAGGCGCTGCTCCAGGAGCAAGAGGAGCGGCACCTCAGCCGAGCAGCCAGCCTCAAGAGGCAGATTGCGCAGCTTAAACAGGAGCTCCAGGAGATGAATGACAAGCTAAAGACTCtgcaagagagaaaagagagccCTGTGATTCAAGGCCTGGTTGATGGCAAAGATCAGGAACCCAGTGACCTGTTGGAATTCCTGCATTCGCAGATCGATAAGGCCGAGGTCAATACAGGAGCGAGGCTCCCCAGCGAATATGCTCTAGTCCCATTTGAAAGTTTCACCACAACAAAGGTTTATCAGCTGGAGATGGGTCTCACTCGGCATCCCGAAGAAAAGCCTGTACGCAAGGACCGTCGAGATGAGCTGGTCGAGGTGATCGAGGCAGGTCTTGATATTCTAAACAACCCTGATGAAGAGGACGGTCAGGAGGAGGACATCCCTATGCAGAGGCAGATCTTCACGGAGAGCCATTTTGTCGAGG GGCTTTACAGGACTGAGCGGGACAAAGGAACACAGTACGAGTTGTATTTTGCGAAGGACAATGCCCATGAATTCCGTCACGTAACTCTCTTCCGTCCATTCGGCCCCTTAATGAAAGTGAGGAGCACGTCCGTGGACACAGGCAGCACAGTCATTAATATTATAGTGCCTCTGTCAGGCAGAACAGAAGCTTTCACTCAGTTTCTACACAACTTCAG GGAGGTGTGTATACATCAGGACAAGCGAGTGCATCTTACAGTGGTCTACTTCGGTGAAGATGGCTTGCAAGAGGTCACATCATCCTTGCAAAAAATGTCCAG CGAGGAGAATTTCATGAACTACACTCTAATCCCTGTGGACGAGGAGTTTTCCCGTGGCAGGGGATTGGACATTGGTGCTCATGCATGGAAAAAAGAGACTGATGTGCTAATGTTTTTCTGCGACGTCGATATTTATTTCAACCACGAATTCCTGAACACGTGCCGTCTCAATACAGCTCCAG GCAAACGAGTGTTCTACCCAGTAGTGTTTAGTTTATACAATCCTGCCATAGTCTATGGAAATCTTGAATTGACTCCACCCATTGAACATCAGTTG ATTCATAAAAAAGATGCTGGATTCTGGAGGGACTTTGGATTCGGCATGACGTGTCAGTATCGCTCGGACTTCCTCACTATCG GAGGCTTTGATCTGGAGGTAAAGGGTTGGGGAGTGGAGGATGTCCATCTGTACAGGAAGTATCTGAGGAGCGAGCTGATCGTGATGCGCACGCCTGTTTCAGGTCTTTTCCATCTGTGGCATGAGAAGCTTTGTGCAGACGAGTTGACGCCAGAACAGTACCGCATGTGCATCCAGTCCAAAGCAATGAACGAAGCTTCTCACTCTCATTTGGGCATGCTGGTGTTCCGCGAGGAGATCGAAAACCACCTCCGTAAACAGGCCTATAAAAGCCAGAGCAGGGCAGAAGATTGA
- the LOC124400875 gene encoding SEC23-interacting protein — MAERKSGVPSTSSANLLFSAAPEFQFNLPFIPVSQATDPAVLSGDDVSEVGEEDSFLGQTSAAPQPSTFTYFSASGGSSDPFATIGPKSNLPPASSVVPTATSSQVSSAASLPPHPPITQVNSAHQYVNAAYQNPIGTHTPSRNMTATPPPQANQQPFNPYRHTATSSRASPYIMAPEIQQHLPPQTSQHLNPYCQTPPPPTFSSAPPTFTQSPPAQVPPPPSGPSMAGPMVPANPMMQYSYNVYEPVQPHWFYCKQVESKKVWLPFSILDSIRLEETFNSVQPDPENVIVTTDGARYDVQLYDRTRTSVYWEEDPTEVRRCTWFYKGDTDSRFIPYSEDFSDKLEAEYKKAVCTNQWHRRLEFPSGETIVMHNPKVIVQFQPTATPDEWGTTQDGQTRPRVVKRGVDDDHDEVPDGEMPQVDHLVFMVHGIGPVCDLRFRSMVECVDDFRSVSLKLLQSHFKNALDSHAISRVEFLPVHWHTALHGDATGVDRRIKKITLPSTVRLRHFTNETLLDVLFYNSPTYCQTIMDTVAFEINRLYALFMQRNPEFKGSVSVAGHSLGSLILFDLLSNQKNPSSASTPNGNAQPEVKQVSPPVSQATEVFSPAAAEEAEEEEIANLSSVLDQLGLSEYLSTFEEEKIDVESLLMCTVEDLKEMGIPLGPRKKLAKFVKEKAAKQAAQQAAKEKVAAKEDIKEVSTPQNTESVTTVASSKVPVGRLMSSMHVDYNCFEIGTGQVSVVYHALDFSPVNFFALGSPIGMFLTVRGVEKLEEAYQLPTCKGFFNIYHPLDPVAYRIEPMILPDTELDPVLIPHHKGRKRLHLELKESLSRMGSDLKQGFISSLKTAWQTLHDFARAHTASAKLHEQLAIVASQLKEEEEMQNEVDDKLVLETPEPAKEEETLVKMGMLNEGRRIDYVLQEKPIESFNEYLFALQSHLCYWESEDTALFFLKEIYKTMDIWPEQTVH, encoded by the exons ATGGCTGAACGGAAGAGCGGTGTTCCCAGCACATCCAGCGCTAACCTGCTGTTTTCTGCAGCGCCCGAATTTCAGTTCAATCTGCCCTTCATTCCGGTCAGCCAAGCCACAGATCCCGCGGTTTTATCCGGAG ATGATGTGAGTGAAGTTGGTGAAGAAGACAGCTTTCTTGGCCAGACCTCAGCAGCACCTCAGCCCTCAACCTTTACCTATTTTTCAGCTTCAGGGGGCAGCAGTGATCCTTTTGCTACGATAGGGCCCAAGTCGAACCTGCCTCCTGCTTCTTCTGTTGTCCCAACAGCCACGTCTTCTCAAGTATCTAGTGCTGCAAGTCTGCCACCACACCCCCCAATTACTCAAGTAAACTCTGCGCACCAGTATGTTAATGCAGCTTACCAGAATCCCATCGGTACACACACTCCTTCACGTAACATGACGGCTACTCCGCCTCCCCAGGCCAACCAGCAGCCCTTTAATCCGTATCGTCACACAGCCACAAGTAGCAGAGCCAGTCCTTATATCATGGCTCCTGAAATACAACAGCACCTTCCTCCTCAGACATCACAGCATCTCAATCCCTACTGTCAGACCCCACCACCTCCCACGTTCTCGTCTGCACCTCCAACATTCACACAG TCTCCCCCTGCTCAGGTTCCTCCTCCACCATCAGGCCCCAGCATGGCTGGACCTATGGTTCCAGCCAACCCCATGATGCAATACTCATATAACGTCTATGAGCCTGTTCAGCCTCACTGGTTTTACTGCAAACAAGTGGAGTCCAAGAAAGTTTGGCTTCCCTTCAGTATCCTGGATTCCATACGCCTGGAGGAGACTTTTAATTCGG TCCAGCCAGACCCGGAGAATGTGATTGTGACTACAGACGGTGCACGCTATGATGTGCAGCTCTACGATCGCACCCGCACTTCCGTGTACTGGGAAGAGGACCCGACCGAGGTGCGCCGCTGTACCTGGTTCTACAAAGGAGACACAGACAGCCGATTTATCCCCTATTCTGAGGATTTCAGTGACAAACTGGAG GCTGAATACAAGAAAGCTGTTTGCACTAATCAGTGGCACCGCCGGCTGGAATTTCCTTCAGGGGAAACAATTGTTATGCATAATCCAaag GTCATAGTGCAGTTTCAGCCAACAGCCACTCCTGATGAATGGGGCACCACCCAGGATGGCCAGACTCGGCCCAGAGTGGTGAAGAGGGGAGTGGATGATGACCATGATGAAGTCCCTGATG GTGAAATGCCACAAGTGGACCATCTGGTATTTATGGTGCACGGCATTGGCCCAGTCTGTGATCTGCGATTCAGGAGCATGGTGGAGTGTG TGGATGACTTCCGCAGTGTTTCCCTGAAGCTTCTGcaaagtcattttaaaaatgcTCTAGACAGCCATGCTATAAGTCGTGTGGAGTTTCTGCCTGTGCACTGGCACACAGCCCTGCACGGAGATGCCACAGGAGTGGACAG GCGGATTAAGAAGATCACCCTGCCCAGCACTGTGCGCCTGCGACACTTTACTAATGAAACTCTTTTAGATGTACTATTCTACAACAGCCCAACCTACTGCCAGACCATCATGGACACTGTAGCTTTCGAGATTAACCGTCTTTATGCATTGTTCATGCAGAGAAATCCAGAATTCAAAGGGAGTGTGTCAGTCGCTGGACACAGTCTAG GCTCTTTGATACTTTTCGATCTACTGTCTAATCAGAAGAACCCATCTTCTGCCTCCACTCCAAATGGAAACGCCCAGCCTGAAGTTAAACAG GTGAGTCCTCCTGTCTCCCAGGCCACTGAGGTCTTTAGCCCGGCTGCAGCTGAGGAAGCAGAGGAAGAGGAGATCGCTAATCTGTCATCTGTTCTAGACCAGCTGGGCCTGTCTGAGTACCTCAGCACCTTTGAAGAGGAGAAGATTGATGTTGAGTCACTG CTTATGTGCACAGTGGAGGATTTGAAAGAAATGGGTATTCCTTTGGGACCACGAAAGAAGCTTGCAAAGTTTGTTAAAGAGAAGGCAGCAAAGCAG GCTGCACAACAGGCTGCAAAAGAGAAGGTTGCAGCCAAAGAAGACATTAAAGAAGTTTCAACCCCTCAAAACACTGAATCGGTCACCACTGTTGCCAGCTCTAAAGTCCCAGTCGGCAGGCTTATGTCCTCCATGCATGTGGATTACAATTGCTTCGAAATTGGCACCGGCCAG GTTTCTGTGGTGTATCATGCGCTGGACTTCAGCCCTGTCAATTTTTTTGCACTCGGCTCTCCAATTGGGATGTTTCTGACTGTGCGAGGGGTGGAGAAACTCGAGGAGGCCTATCAGCTACCCACCTGCAAAGGCTTCTTTAACATTTATCATCCA TTGGATCCGGTGGCATACAGGATTGAGCCTATGATTTTACCAGATACTGAACTGGACCCAGTTTTGATTCCTCATCATAAAGGAAGGAAAAGACTTCACCTTG AGTTAAAGGAGAGTCTGTCGAGGATGGGTTCTGACCTGAAACAAGGTTTCATCAGTTCTTTAAAGACTGCATGGCAGACCCTGCACGATTTTGCTCGTGCTCATACCGCCTCTGCAAAGCTGCATGAACAGCTGGCCATTGTGGCCAGTCAactaaaagaagaagaggagatgcAAAATGAAG tggatgATAAGCTAGTGCTGGAGACTCCTGAGCCTGCAAAGGAGGAGGAGACACTGGTGAAGATGGGCATGCTGAATGAGGGACGACGCATCGATTATGTCCTGCAAGAGAAGCCCATTGAGAGCTTTAATGAATACCTATTTGCTCTCCAGAGTCACCTGTGTTACTG GGAATCTGAAGACACAGCTTTGTTTTTCCTTAAAGAGATTTATAAGACCATGGACATATGGCCAGAGCAAACAGTGCACTGa